Sequence from the Natronomonas marina genome:
TGCATGTGAAGCTCGTGGTGTCGGCCGGCGTGGTTTCGTCTATCGTCCCGTCGTCGTCGAAGTCCCACCTGTACTCGTCGATGTCCCCGTCGGGGGTCGACCCGGAGGCATCGAAGGTGTATTCGGTCTTCCCGCCGCCTGCGTCGCTTTTCGTGATCGTGAGGGAGGCCGACACCGACGACGTCGGCGTTGCCGTCGGTCCCCCCGGGGTCGGTGTCGGCGTCGTGGGCGTCGGTGTCGGGCCGGTCGGCGTCGGGGTCGGGGTTCCGGTACTGCCGCTCACGTAGTCGTCCACGTCGACATCGGTCGTCGAGCTCTCGCTGGCCGGGGGGCCGCTCACCCGCAGTTCGTTCACGGAGACGTGGAGATACGTCAGCGGCGGCGGGAGGTCGACCTCCGGGGGCAGCGACGGGTCGACGGCCGCGAGGTCCGCATCGTACGAAAAGTCGGCGCTCTGGGCGACCTCGACCGGTCCGGCGATGATGGCGCCCGTTATCGACGGGTTGCCGGTTCCGAGACAGACGTCGACGTCGGCGGCACAGTTGATGCTGCTGGCGCTTATCATGTCGACGGCCTCGTTGTCGCCCTCGGCGGGTTCGTCGCGGGGCGCGTAGACGCCGCCGGTGAAGTCGCCCTGGCCGATACCGAAGTGCATCTCCGAGGTGCCGTAAATCTGGACGCCGGTCGCGTCGTCGGACGTCGAGATCTCGCCGTTGCCGTTCGCCAGCGCGAAGTCCCCGAGGGTGTATATCTGCAGGGCGTTCCCGCTGGCGTCGCCGACGACCTCGATGCCGCCGTTGCCCTCGATGCCGATGTTCCCCTCGACGAAGATGGTCACGTTCCCCCCGCTGACATCGACGGTCAGGGTGCCGCCGTCCAGGTGTATCTTCTCGGCGTAGTAGCTCCCCGGACCGAGCGTCCCACCGGTCGTGAGGTCGACGTGGGGGTCGTCGTCCTCGGAGTTGTTCACGAGTCGCTCGAGCCCGCTGTCGAGTTCGTTCAGGTCGATGTCCGCGTTCTCCTCGACGTCGTCGAAGTCGCCCGACGCCGTACCGCTCGTCAGGACGTCGGTGTCGGTGGTCGCCGCCGGGTGGCTGGCGTCGACGTCCCCCTGTGCGACGATGCCGGTGTCGAAGTCCCCGTCGATGGTGAGCTGGCCGAGGTCGATGACGGCGACGTTTTCGTCGTGGTCCAGTTCGGTCACCGACCCCTCGGCACGGGACTCCATGTAGTCGGCCCACCCCTGGTAGAACTCGCTGTGGACGACCAGCGACACCTGGGTGCCCTCGACGAACCCCGGACCGAGGTCGAACTCCCTGTTCCCCGTCTCCAGCCGAATCTTGCCGGGCGACGCCGACTCGCCGCCGTCGACGACCGTTATCAGGGGGAACGTGAGCGTGCCCTCCCGGAAGTGGATCTCCGGCCGGGAGACGGCCCGTGTCTCGGTGCCCGTCCCTCGCCAGACGCCGCCGCCCTGGTAGGCGATGGTGGTCCGGTCGCCCTCGTAGACGACGGCACCGAGCGACTCGTTCAGTATCTCCGTTCCGTCGTCCGTGACGAGCCAGACCTGTCCGGCGTCGGTCACGCTCATGTCCCCACTGTAGGTCTCCTCGAGGTTCACGACCTGCGAGTCGCTATCGCCCAGCGCGACGTGTGCCGCCTGCGAATCGATGTACGTCAACTCGGCCTCTATCCGGGAGGTTTCGGCGTCACCCTGAACACCCGACAGCGCGGGCCCGCCAACGAGGACGACGGCCGAGGCGCCGCTCAAGACGAGTCCGATGAGGAGGACCCTCCCCAGCACCTGCGACTGCCCCCGGTCGCGCCCACCCATAGTCTGAACTCCCCTGGGCCTCTCCTCGTATTAAACCCCCACCGAATCGGAAAAAGAGTCGACGGTGTCCCGGTGTCGCTTCTCGCGGCCCGGACCTCCGTTCGACCGCCCCGGAGGGACTATACGAACACCGACCGAAGGACGTGTATGCGCGTCGCAGTACTCGGTGCCGGTTACGCCGGACTGACGGTCGCCCGCCGTCTCGAACGGCGACTCCCCGACGACGTCGAGTTGGTCGTCGTCGACGAGTCCGAGGACCACCTCGTCCAGCACGAACTCCACCGCGTCGTCCGGTTTCCCGACCTCGCCGAGACCATCACGGTCCCGCTCTCGGAGGTGCTCTCGCGTGCGGACCTCAGGCAAGCACGGGTCACGGACGTCGACGCCGAGGCCGGCGTTGCGACGCTTTCGCCCGTCGATGGCGCCGGAACCGAGGAACTGGACTACGACGCGGCGGCGGTCTGTCTGGGCGCCGAGACGGCCTTCTACGACCTGCCCGGCGTCGAGGAACACGCCACGCCGCTGAAGCGACTCCCCCACGCCGAGGCGATTCGGGCCGATGCGATGGCCGCCCCCGGTGGCGACGCCGTCGTCGGCGGGGCGGGTCTCTCTGGGGTCCAAGTCGCCGGCGAACTGGCCGAACTCTCCGCGGCGGAGGACCTCGATCTCGGGGTGACGGTGCTGGAGATGGCCGACCGCATCGCGCCGGGGTTCGACGGGACGTTCGCCGGGGCGATCCGTGAGGAACTCGAGGCCAGAGAGGTGGCCGTCGAGACGGGCGCGACCGTCGAGTCAGCCGACGACGAGGCGGTCACCCTCGGGGACGGTCGGACGTTCCCCCACGACGTGTTCGTGTGGGCGGGGGGCATCCGCGGGCCGGCGGCGCTGGACGGCGAACGACAGCGGACCGGCGGCGACCTCCGGGTCGGCGAGGCCACCTTCGTCGTCGGCGACGCCGCGGCCGTCGTCGACGAGGCCGGCGCCGAGGTCCCCGCCAGCGCACAGACGGCCGTCCGGGAGGCCAGGACCGCCGCCTC
This genomic interval carries:
- a CDS encoding PKD domain-containing protein; the encoded protein is MGGRDRGQSQVLGRVLLIGLVLSGASAVVLVGGPALSGVQGDAETSRIEAELTYIDSQAAHVALGDSDSQVVNLEETYSGDMSVTDAGQVWLVTDDGTEILNESLGAVVYEGDRTTIAYQGGGVWRGTGTETRAVSRPEIHFREGTLTFPLITVVDGGESASPGKIRLETGNREFDLGPGFVEGTQVSLVVHSEFYQGWADYMESRAEGSVTELDHDENVAVIDLGQLTIDGDFDTGIVAQGDVDASHPAATTDTDVLTSGTASGDFDDVEENADIDLNELDSGLERLVNNSEDDDPHVDLTTGGTLGPGSYYAEKIHLDGGTLTVDVSGGNVTIFVEGNIGIEGNGGIEVVGDASGNALQIYTLGDFALANGNGEISTSDDATGVQIYGTSEMHFGIGQGDFTGGVYAPRDEPAEGDNEAVDMISASSINCAADVDVCLGTGNPSITGAIIAGPVEVAQSADFSYDADLAAVDPSLPPEVDLPPPLTYLHVSVNELRVSGPPASESSTTDVDVDDYVSGSTGTPTPTPTGPTPTPTTPTPTPGGPTATPTSSVSASLTITKSDAGGGKTEYTFDASGSTPDGDIDEYRWDFDDDGTIDETTPADTTSFTCKGNPSDPSYCGASEGSVTAVDTDAGESDEATATWP
- a CDS encoding NAD(P)/FAD-dependent oxidoreductase, with the protein product MRVAVLGAGYAGLTVARRLERRLPDDVELVVVDESEDHLVQHELHRVVRFPDLAETITVPLSEVLSRADLRQARVTDVDAEAGVATLSPVDGAGTEELDYDAAAVCLGAETAFYDLPGVEEHATPLKRLPHAEAIRADAMAAPGGDAVVGGAGLSGVQVAGELAELSAAEDLDLGVTVLEMADRIAPGFDGTFAGAIREELEAREVAVETGATVESADDEAVTLGDGRTFPHDVFVWAGGIRGPAALDGERQRTGGDLRVGEATFVVGDAAAVVDEAGAEVPASAQTAVREARTAASNLLRVVNAARVTDETDEDPRFDAYRYEEAGWVVSVGNGAVAEVGPAVVSGDLAKAVKAVIGAGHLGSVGAIEEATDLVREELGWPGAEAFDFSPLAAHLEGYVATDATDPSSLGEFERRFVGPLLGLSELGATEPVDLTDLTRATDRDHPGSPANLLFRTLFGPAEAAADFETVTISTKADDADETEE